From Dromaius novaehollandiae isolate bDroNov1 chromosome 15, bDroNov1.hap1, whole genome shotgun sequence, a single genomic window includes:
- the DUSP1 gene encoding dual specificity protein phosphatase 1 isoform X2, protein MVNLRASALECEALRGLLQERAAQCLVLDCRSFFSFNASHIVGSCNVRLSTIVRRRAKGAVGLEHVVPNEELRARLRQGLFHTVVLLDERSADLELPKRDSTLVLALSALCREARGARICFLKGGFEAFSSACSELCTKPAAPTGLSLPLSAAGAPGSADSGCSSCGTPLYDQGGPVEILPFLYLGSAYHASRKDMLDALGITALINVSANCPNHFEGHYQYKSIPVEDNHKADISSWFNEAIDFIDSVKNDGGRVFVHCQAGISRSATICLAYLMRTNRVKLDEAFEFVKQRRSIISPNFSFMGQLLQFESQVLAPNCSAEAGSPAMSAVLDRGASTTTVFNFPVSIPVHTSSSALSYLQSPITTSPSC, encoded by the exons ATGGTGAACCTGCGGGCGAGCGCCCTGGAGTGCGAGGCGCTGcgggggctgctgcaggagcgcGCCGCGCAGTGCCTCGTCCTCGACTGCcgctccttcttctccttcaacGCCTCGCACATCGTGGGCTCCTGCAACGTCCGCCTCAGCACCATCGTGCGCCGCCGCGCCaagggcgccgtggggctggagcacGTCGTGCCCAACGAGGAGCTGCGCGCCCGCCTGCGCCAGGGGCTCTTCCACACCGTGGTGCTGCTGGACGAGCGCAGCGCCGACCTGGAGCTGCCCAAGCGCGACAGCACCCTGGTGCTGGCCCTCAGCGCCCTGTGCCGGGAGGCCCGCGGCGCCCGCATCTGCTTCCTCAAGG GGGGTTTCGAAGCCTTCTCGTCCGCCTGCTCCGAGCTCTGCACCAAGCCGGCCGCCCCGACGGGCCTCAGCCTGCCCCTGAgcgccgccggcgcccccggcaGCGCCGACTCGGGCTGCAGCTCCTGCGGCACCCCGCTCTACGACCAG GGTGGACCCGTGGAAATCCTGCCCTTCCTCTACCTGGGCAGCGCCTATCACGCCTCCCGCAAGGACATGCTGGACGCCCTGGGCATCACGGCGCTGATCAACGTCTCTGCCAACTGCCCCAACCACTTTGAAGGGCACTACCAGTACAAGAGCATCCCGGTGGAGGACAACCACAAGGCAGACATCAGCTCCTGGTTTAATGAGGCCATTGACTTCATAG ACTCTGTTAAAAATGATGGTGGAAGGGTATTTGTGCACTGCCAGGCTGGTATCTCCCGGTCAGCGACCATCTGCCTTGCTTATCTCATGAGGACCAACAGAGTCAAACTGGATGAAGCCTTTGAGTTTGTGAAGCAGAGAAGAAGCATCATCTCCCCAAATTTCAGCTTCATGGGACAGCTGCTTCAGTTTGAGTCCCAGGTCCTTGCCCCAAACTGCTCAGCAGAAGCTGGCAGCCCTGCTATGTCTGCTGTATTGGACAGAGGAGCATCAACCACGACAGTCTTTAACTTTCCAGTCTCCATCCCTGTTCACACATCGTCCAGTGCTTTAAGCTACCTTCAGAGCCCCATCACCACTTCCCCAAGCTGCTGA
- the DUSP1 gene encoding dual specificity protein phosphatase 1 isoform X1, which produces MVNLRASALECEALRGLLQERAAQCLVLDCRSFFSFNASHIVGSCNVRLSTIVRRRAKGAVGLEHVVPNEELRARLRQGLFHTVVLLDERSADLELPKRDSTLVLALSALCREARGARICFLKGESPPRPRRRPPRASAPPGPRRSPGLSPPALAGGFEAFSSACSELCTKPAAPTGLSLPLSAAGAPGSADSGCSSCGTPLYDQGGPVEILPFLYLGSAYHASRKDMLDALGITALINVSANCPNHFEGHYQYKSIPVEDNHKADISSWFNEAIDFIDSVKNDGGRVFVHCQAGISRSATICLAYLMRTNRVKLDEAFEFVKQRRSIISPNFSFMGQLLQFESQVLAPNCSAEAGSPAMSAVLDRGASTTTVFNFPVSIPVHTSSSALSYLQSPITTSPSC; this is translated from the exons ATGGTGAACCTGCGGGCGAGCGCCCTGGAGTGCGAGGCGCTGcgggggctgctgcaggagcgcGCCGCGCAGTGCCTCGTCCTCGACTGCcgctccttcttctccttcaacGCCTCGCACATCGTGGGCTCCTGCAACGTCCGCCTCAGCACCATCGTGCGCCGCCGCGCCaagggcgccgtggggctggagcacGTCGTGCCCAACGAGGAGCTGCGCGCCCGCCTGCGCCAGGGGCTCTTCCACACCGTGGTGCTGCTGGACGAGCGCAGCGCCGACCTGGAGCTGCCCAAGCGCGACAGCACCCTGGTGCTGGCCCTCAGCGCCCTGTGCCGGGAGGCCCGCGGCGCCCGCATCTGCTTCCTCAAGGGTGAgtcgcccccccggccccgccgccgcccgccgcgggcctcggcgccgcccgggccccgccgctcaCCCGGCCTCTCTCCGCCCGCTCTTGCAGGGGGTTTCGAAGCCTTCTCGTCCGCCTGCTCCGAGCTCTGCACCAAGCCGGCCGCCCCGACGGGCCTCAGCCTGCCCCTGAgcgccgccggcgcccccggcaGCGCCGACTCGGGCTGCAGCTCCTGCGGCACCCCGCTCTACGACCAG GGTGGACCCGTGGAAATCCTGCCCTTCCTCTACCTGGGCAGCGCCTATCACGCCTCCCGCAAGGACATGCTGGACGCCCTGGGCATCACGGCGCTGATCAACGTCTCTGCCAACTGCCCCAACCACTTTGAAGGGCACTACCAGTACAAGAGCATCCCGGTGGAGGACAACCACAAGGCAGACATCAGCTCCTGGTTTAATGAGGCCATTGACTTCATAG ACTCTGTTAAAAATGATGGTGGAAGGGTATTTGTGCACTGCCAGGCTGGTATCTCCCGGTCAGCGACCATCTGCCTTGCTTATCTCATGAGGACCAACAGAGTCAAACTGGATGAAGCCTTTGAGTTTGTGAAGCAGAGAAGAAGCATCATCTCCCCAAATTTCAGCTTCATGGGACAGCTGCTTCAGTTTGAGTCCCAGGTCCTTGCCCCAAACTGCTCAGCAGAAGCTGGCAGCCCTGCTATGTCTGCTGTATTGGACAGAGGAGCATCAACCACGACAGTCTTTAACTTTCCAGTCTCCATCCCTGTTCACACATCGTCCAGTGCTTTAAGCTACCTTCAGAGCCCCATCACCACTTCCCCAAGCTGCTGA